Within Hydrogenophaga sp. PAMC20947, the genomic segment ACGCACCTGGCGACCGGGCACCTGTTTGGCACCATCGGCAACGCTCAGGTCCAGGCGCCACTCCACGGTCTGCGACACAGGGTCTGCCACGGGCAGGATGGTCGTTGTCACTGGCCGCACCCATTCATCCGAACCGGGCAGCCGCACTTCGACCCGTTGGGCCTGCTGCGCCGCCACGTGTTGCGATGCCGGCACATACACCACGGCGCGGATCGGTTGGGGGGCGTACACCGTGAGCAACGGGCTGCCAGGCATCGCCAGGGAACCGGCTTCGGCATGGGTTTGCAGCACCCAACCGTCGTAAGGCGCGGTGAGCCGAGTGAACCCTTGCGCCAGGGAAGATTGGGTCTGGCCAGCACGGGCTGCGGCCACACCGGCCTGGGCCGCCTTGAACTGAGACTGCGCCGTGTCGAGCGCGGCCTGCGCCACAAAACCCTGGGCACGCAAGTCGCGCGTGCGATCAAAGTTGGCTTTGGCGTTGGTCAGAGACGCTTCGGCCTGGGCCATACCGGCCTGGGCCTGGGCCACCCCCGCCTGCGTGGCGCGGTCATCGATCACCACCAGCACCTGCCCTGCCTTGACCTGGTCACCCGCCTTGACGCTCAACTGAGCAATCCGGCCACTGGCCTGCGCGGAAAGCGTGCTCTGGCGCACGGCCTGCAAACTTCCGTCCATTTCCAGCCCCACGCCCACCGCCTGTTCGCCCACCGTCAGCACCGGCACCTGCGGGCCCGCTGCGGGCTCGGCACGGGCACCCGATGCCAGGGAGAGCGACAAAGCCACAACGCAACCCGCCCACCCCGCGGACCAAGGGGCGGCAGCGGCCGGGGCAGAACGATGAGACAGGTGAGCAGACATGGTTTTCTCCAATACGACTTACAGTATATCCACATACCCCTAGGGGTACAAGAAGCCCCCCTGTGCAACCGACTGGACTCACATCCCTAAACCGCGCAGCATACTGGCGCGCTCACCCCGATCACCCCGCTGCGGAGCGCTCCAAAGCCCCCACGTCGGCCGGTGCAAAGCGAACCTGGCGCACCAGGCGCCAGACGCAATACACAAAAGCAGCCGACGCCAGTGCCAGCGTGCCGTAGGCCACGCGCAAGCCCAGCCACTGGGCCAGACCACCCATCAACACGCCGGCGACCTGAGAGCCCAGCGCAATGGCGATCATCAACAGCGCGGAGAGCCGGGGGGCATCGTGTGCAAAGGCCCGCAAAGCGATACCGAGCAAGATGGGGAAGGCCACCGAGACACCCAGGCCTGCGCCAAAGTTGCACAAGGCCAGCCAGGCCCATGGCACGCCTGCTGGCGTGAGCCAGAGGGCCCACAACGACACCGCAGCCAGCACCCCCAGCCCCTGGATTTTCTGCTCCATGCTGAAGCGGCTGGGAAAGAAGGCCTGCCAGATGCGCCCGGTCACCATGCCGGCCATCAGGAAGCCCAGCACCAGGCGGGCCGACTGCTCGTTCACATCCAGGGTTTCGTGGGCATAGCTGACGAACCAGAAATACTGCCCCCACTCACACAGCCCCGCAAAAATGCCGGCCAACACCACCCAACGCACCACCGGCTGGCGCAACAGGCCCAGGTAACCATGGGCGACCGCAGACGCCATGGGCTGCCGAGCCCCGGCATCCGGCTCGGCGGCTGCTTCGACCTCCGCGTGTTTGGGGGCCATGGTCCGGGCGGGCGTTGGCGGAGCAACCGATACTGGGCCGCCCTGCCCACGAAACTGCACTGTGCTCAGACGCCGGGTCTGCAGCGACATGAACAGCATGCCCAGCAACAGCACACCGAAAACCGCGTAGGGCGCCCGCCAGCTCGTGCTCAGCCACAAGGCTCCGGTGACCAGCAAGGGCGAGATCACGGTCCCCAGGCTGTACCCCACGTCGACCAAGCCGATGATGCGGGTGCGCTGTTCGGGGTCGTCACTGAGCTCGGCCAGCAAACCGTGGCCCAAGGTGAAGAGTGCGGTCTCAAAGGTCGCAATCGACACCATGAACACCGCGAGCCAGAAGAAAGTCGACGCCAGCAATACCCCCACCAGCGAAACCACCACCAGCACGGTGTACACCATCAGGAGCTTGCGCGGCGGCCAGCGCTTCGCCACAGCGCCACCCAGCAGCGACCCGATCACGCTGCCCCCGCTCCAGATGGCCATCAGCCAGCCCACGTCCTGAAAAGACACGCCCATCTGGGCACGCAGGTTGGGCGTGACAGCGCCCAGCAATGCGCCAAAGGTGCCCCAAAGAAGGGCGCAGTAGAGGAAGAGCCAGCCCACAAAGGGCAGG encodes:
- a CDS encoding efflux RND transporter periplasmic adaptor subunit — translated: MSAHLSHRSAPAAAAPWSAGWAGCVVALSLSLASGARAEPAAGPQVPVLTVGEQAVGVGLEMDGSLQAVRQSTLSAQASGRIAQLSVKAGDQVKAGQVLVVIDDRATQAGVAQAQAGMAQAEASLTNAKANFDRTRDLRAQGFVAQAALDTAQSQFKAAQAGVAAARAGQTQSSLAQGFTRLTAPYDGWVLQTHAEAGSLAMPGSPLLTVYAPQPIRAVVYVPASQHVAAQQAQRVEVRLPGSDEWVRPVTTTILPVADPVSQTVEWRLDLSVADGAKQVPGRQVRVRFVGSAEQQRLVVPESALVHRGELTAVYIVSSRGEGKTAGFSLRAVRTGSSHGAAGLEVIAGLKAGDRVALDPVRAGLSGAEPAAASAQ
- a CDS encoding MFS transporter, yielding MSSPFSFLAPLRNLPFVGWLFLYCALLWGTFGALLGAVTPNLRAQMGVSFQDVGWLMAIWSGGSVIGSLLGGAVAKRWPPRKLLMVYTVLVVVSLVGVLLASTFFWLAVFMVSIATFETALFTLGHGLLAELSDDPEQRTRIIGLVDVGYSLGTVISPLLVTGALWLSTSWRAPYAVFGVLLLGMLFMSLQTRRLSTVQFRGQGGPVSVAPPTPARTMAPKHAEVEAAAEPDAGARQPMASAVAHGYLGLLRQPVVRWVVLAGIFAGLCEWGQYFWFVSYAHETLDVNEQSARLVLGFLMAGMVTGRIWQAFFPSRFSMEQKIQGLGVLAAVSLWALWLTPAGVPWAWLALCNFGAGLGVSVAFPILLGIALRAFAHDAPRLSALLMIAIALGSQVAGVLMGGLAQWLGLRVAYGTLALASAAFVYCVWRLVRQVRFAPADVGALERSAAG